One window from the genome of Alosa alosa isolate M-15738 ecotype Scorff River chromosome 15, AALO_Geno_1.1, whole genome shotgun sequence encodes:
- the si:dkey-202l22.3 gene encoding 7 transmembrane receptor domain-containing protein, protein MMTIMDPGANDSEGTLGLPPGNQTDLLAMFSGTQLLLRFKPLFMPLYGAVVMVAGVGNAFLLACIVVDRKLHNATNFFIGNLAAGDLLMCLSCVPLTASYAFDPHGWAFGRPLCHLVPLIQGATVFASVLSLTAIAMDRYVVVAYPVRRRISMRGCSAVAVVVWVLALALAAPPALHVRLVDLRPSGVDFLVCEEFWEAERMRLLYSCFFLLASYMIPLLAVSVSYCAISLHLRRHAMPGEPCQPCGQQQQRWTQRRRRTFSLLVASVLAFALCWLPLQVLNLMVDLDGDFRFVDKHYLNMLQVSCHLVAMSSACYNPFIYASLHSKLRLHLRGYLWPCRAGRVTLLSRCTSRNPNNCLSVMSEPPAKEQQNHHMGSNAPVQADPGSSI, encoded by the exons ATGATGACGATAATGGACCCTGGTGCCAACGACTCCGAGGGGACATTGGGGCTGCCGCCCGGCAACCAGACAGACCTGCTGGCCATGTTCTCGGGGACGCAGCTCCTGCTACGCTTCAAGCCTCTATTCATGCCCCTGTACGGTGCCGTGGTGATGGTGGCTGGCGTGGGCAATGCCTTCCTGCTCGCGTGCATCGTTGTCGACAGGAAGTTACACAACGCCACCAACTTCTTCATCGGGAACCTGGCGGCGGGCGACCTGCTCATGTGCCTGAGCTGCGTGCCACTCACCGCCTCATACGCGTTTGACCCACACGGCTGGGCATTCGGACGCCCGCTTTGCCATCTGGTGCCCCTCATACAG GGTGCCACAGTTTTCGCCTCAGTGCTGTCCCTCACGGCCATCGCCATGGACCGCTACGTGGTGGTGGCTTACCCGGTACGCCGGCGCATCTCCATGCGCGGCTGCAGCGCGGTGGCCGTGGTGGTCTGGGTCCTGGCGCTCGCCCTGGCCGCTCCGCCGGCGCTCCACGTGCGCCTGGTGGACCTGCGTCCGAGCGGCGTGGACTTCCTGGTGTGCGAGGAGTTCTGGGAGGCTGAGCGGATGCGCCTGCTCTACTCCTGCTTCTTCCTGCTGGCCTCGTACATGATCCCGCTGTTGGCGGTCAGCGTCTCGTACTGCGCCATCAGCCTGCACCTGCGGCGGCACGCGATGCCCGGCGAGCCGTGCCAGCCGTgcgggcagcagcagcagcgctggACCCAGCGGCGTCGCCGGACCTTCTCCCTGCTGGTGGCCTCCGTGCTCGCCTTCGCCCTCTGCTGGCTGCCGCTGCAGGTGCTCAACCTGATGGTGGACCTGGACGGCGACTTCCGCTTCGTGGACAagcactacctgaacatgctgcAGGTGAGCTGCCACCTTGTGGCCATGAGCTCGGCGTGCTACAACCCCTTCATCTACGCCTCGCTGCACAGCAAGCTGCGGCTGCACCTCAGAGGCTACCTGTGGCCGTGCAGAGCAGGAC GTGTGACTCTGTTGTCGCGCTGCACCTCACGGAACCCCAACAACTGCCTGAGTGTGATGTCAGAACCACCTGCCAAGGAGCAACAGAACCACCATATGGGGTCGAATGCGCCTGTTCAGGCAGACCCAGGCAGCTCtatctga